AGCAATTTCTACAGCTTTCTCAAATTCAATATGTTCTTTAGGTGTATCTACTAGAGGAACATACAAATCATACATGTGGATTTCATCTAATTTCAGTAATTTCTTTTTTATATCTACATATCTATGCAAGGATGATTTTAGATTGTTGTTTACAGTTTCAATTACATTGTCATATACATTTAATGGTATATCATTAGGTTTAAGACTATACTCCATAGAATTTTTATAATGTCTCACCTTTGATCCAAATACAAAATTTTTAATTGATGAAGATAAAGTCTGTGCAAAAGTATTCTTATAATTACCATAAGTATTAAATAATGCATTAAAGGCATTTTTTCTAACTTCTCTGTTTTTAGATTTTATAAAGTTACTGTATTTTACTTCCGTAAGTTCAACTTCATTTCCATATTCATCTATAACTTTAGGAAAAGTTATATCTGCATTTGAAAGCATACTAAATATATTTCCTGGAGCTTCTAGGCAATCAGAAACCGCAGCTAAAAGTTCTTCTTCACTTTTTGAAAGCACATGTGGCTTTGTTTTTAATATATCCTTTAATGCAAAATCATAGAGCTTAAGTTCAGGAATCTTCTCAACTTCCTTATTAATATGTTCCTCTGGTATTGATAAAAGCTCAGGAACAAAAAAAGCTGCAGCACTTTTAAATTCTGAAAGATAAGCATCTATTCTACTCTTTAATATTTGGAAAGTAGTATTTGTTGTATCTTCATCTGATCTCTGATGAGCATAAATAAATAACTTTTCAAGTATTCTTGAAGCTTCTTCATCTAATTTATAAAATTCTAAAAGTTTATCTCCATCACTAAGTTTTCCACTGAGAACGGTTATCTTAGGGGAAAATTCTTTAAGTCTACTGAAATCCTTCTCCCAGGCATCTGTATCTTTATATACCTTATCTATTCTCCATTTATACTTTTCATCTATTTCATCTCTTGTCTTAGTTCTCTTTATTTCTTCCATATAATTCTCCCCTTTTTAATATTTATCAAATATTTATAATTTTAGTATTACTATATCATAATATGTCCTATTCATATTTTTCTTTTTTATTCTTTATATCTTCAAACACTTTGTAAATTTTCTCTAATATTAAATCACAAAGTTCATTTAATCTTTTTTCCATCTCCTCATGCTGAGGTAAAAATTCAAATTTCACTAACCAAGTAGGATTATATTCATCATCTACATCTTCTATATTATATCCTTTTTCACTAAAACTTTCATAATCAAAACAGTCAAATATAGCTGTATATTCCCATTCTTCCACATCTTTTTTTGTATCAAAAAAGACATTTACCAAATTACCGTCATAGTACATTTTTGTTATATATTCAGCTCCATCACTAACTTTATAACTACCAATTTCTCTTGTAAAGAACTTGTTTTCTTTGTCTTTCTCCATTAGAACTAAAGAAGAAAAATTCATTTTATCATTCCTTTCAGCGGTATCTATATTTACAAATATACCCAAATATATTATAATTTATTTACATAAAAAGTAATTTTTATAGATTGGAGGAAATTTCATTATGAAAAAAATAACTAAAGTAAAAAGAGTATACATACTTGGTATTATAATAACCATAATTATTTTAATTATAGTTAGAATTAATACGTCTCATACAGAGGGTAAAGATATAAATTTTGCTGTAAATGAATATTTAACTACGGGAATTTTAAATAAATATAAATTATATGACATACAACACTCTTATTTAATATTTTCTGATTCAAATAATGCCATTATAAATATAATGGGCATAAAAAATAAAACCTCTGCCAATACCACATGTTATAAGCTAAAAATGTCAAAAGACAACAGTGGGATTTGGCACGTAAAAAAAGTAATTCCGCTGTCTGATGTTCAATTTTTAAATGAAAATCATTAATAAATCACACTTTATTCTTTTTATTTTTCTCACAACGATTTACACACTCTTGACAAAGAGCTTTCATCTTAAGCTCATGTTCTATAAGAACAAATCCTGTTTTATTTTTTATTAATTCCTCTACAGGAAGCATAGGGCACTCTATTTCAACTTCTTTATGACAGAGACTACATTCAATTACATGTTTATGCTTGTGCCCTTTAATTTTATAATTACATTTTCCATCACCTAAATTAAATTTTTCAATTATACCTTTACGTTCAAATAAATCTAAACTTCTATAAACCGTAGATAAATCCACATTATGACCCTTATCCCTGCATTGTTCGTATATATTATCTGCACTTATAGCCTCTGAGTACTTATCTATAATCTCAAGTATAACTACTCTTCCTAAAGTAACTTTAATTTTTTTTTCTTTAAGTAAAGCCTCATAATCCATAGTATCACCTTACATAATTTTTATTTTTATTATATCACAATTACTCATTATTGGTATATTAGGCACATTTAAATAGGTAATTATTAATGCTTGCCCACAAATTTCTATATATGCTATTTTAAAAGAAAATCATTTTTAGTCCGAATAGTGTAAGGATTATACCTCCTACAAAATCAGCATATTTGGTAATTATATTAATTTTTCTAAGATATCTTGAAATAATAAATCCTATGCAGGATATACTTCCACTTACAAAACCTATAAACAAAGTCTGATATATTATTACAGCGTGATTTAATATATTGTTAAAAACAGTAAAGCCTACTACTAAAGCATCTATACTTACCGATGCACCAAGCACAATATACATTTTAGGATCTAATAACAATGTATCTGATTTTTTTTCGAACCCCTCCTTTATCATAAATATTCCTACTGCAGAAATAACCATACCTCCTATTAATTGAGGCACTGCAGCAATATATGTATTAAATAAAATTCCTGCATAGGCACCCATAAAAGAAAATAGGAATTGAAAAAATCCAAATGAAAAACAAAATCTAATTTTATGTCTTCTTGCCATACAATTACACATACCTATACTTATAGCTACTCCAAAAGCATCCAGTGACAATGCTAATGCAACTAAAAATAAAGAATAAATATCCATGAAACTCCTCCTGTAAGCATTTAAAAATATAAGTTGAACTTTATATACAAAGTTTATTATTATATTTTTATTAGTTATTTACTTTATTAAATTAAAAAATATAAGTAACAAAATATTTAATACATAGAATTTTTAATTTTACTATAAGTATATTTATTATTCACGTAATTTATATTAATTTATTAATTTTTAACATAATTTTTTAAATTGAATAAAGAAATTTTTTGTGTTAAAATATTTTCGGGTAGTATCTTAAAGAACTGCACCAAAAGTGTTATTAATTTTAAACTTTCTGCTCATATCCTCTGAATGAGACAGCTAAAAAGAGATTAGTCCTAATTAATTTTAGGATTTTAAATAATTAGATTTATACTAAATTCTATAACCCTTTTGCGGTCTTTTTCACACATTAACACTTTTCAGGCATTTTGGGATATTCTATCCTGTACTATGTGTGTTATTTTTCCTATTAAATTTTATGTATTTTTAAGATCCTTAATAGAAATTGTATGCCGTTTAATCTACATATAAATTTTTCATTATTGATATTTTTTAACAACGCATAGATTATTACTTTCTCAATATTAAAAAATAATTTTTTGGAGGTATATATTATGAAAAATACTTCTTCAACTTTTGTAGCTGCAAAACAAAAGGGAGAAAAATTGGCAATGCTTACAGCCTATGATTACTCTACAGCAAAAATTATAGATAATTCTGGCATAGATGGAATTTTAGTTGGAGATTCTTTAGGAATGGTGTGTTTAGGATACAAAGATACTCTAAGTGTAACTATGGAAGATATGATTCATCACACTAAAGCTGTGGCAAGAGGTACTAATAATGCATTATTAGTTAGTGATATGCCTTTCATGTCCTATCAAACCTCTGTGTATGATGCTATAAAAAATGCTGGGAGACTTATCCAAGAGGGAAATGCCGAAGCTGTTAAGCTTGAAGGTGGAGCTTCAGTACAGGAACAAATTAAAGCAATTGTAAAAGCACAAATTCCGGTAATGGGTCACATAGGTTTAACACCTCAATCTGTAAATATTTTTGGTGGATTTAAAGTTCAAGGTAAAGCAGATGAAGATGCTAAAAAGATTATAGAGGATGCTAAAATTTTAGAAGATTCAGGAGTTTTTTCAATAGTACTAGAGGGGATTCCTTCTAAACTAGCAGAAATAATAACAAATTCTGTATCGATACCAACTATAGGTATTGGTGCTGGAAAATACTGCGATGGACAAATTCTTGTATACCAAGATATGATCAGTATGTTCCCAGATTTCAAGCCTAAATTTGTTAAATCCTACGCTGATGTAGGGGATTCTATGGCTTCTGCCTTTAAAACATACATTCATGAGGTTAAAAATTCTGTTTTCCCTGACGATGAGCATAGTTTTAAAATGAATGATAAAGTGCTAAGTAAACTATATTAGACTTAATAATAATTGCTATTAAAATAGACTAATTTATTTCATGTAATATTCAAAAAAATATACCTGAGAAAGGATGTTTAAAATGGAATTTGTACAAACTATCCAAGAAACAAAAAATATAATAAAAGAATGGGAAAAAAGTGGTTTTACAATAGGTCTTGTACCTACTATGGGTTTTCTTCATGAAGGTCACGAGAGTTTAATAAAAAAAGCTGCCTCTGAAAATGACAAAGTAGTGGTAAGTATATTTGTAAATCCAATTCAGTTTGGTCCGACGGAAGATTTAGATACCTATCCCAGAAACTTAGATAGGGATAAAAAAGTCTGTGAAAATGCAGGAACCAATTTAATTTTCAATCCTGCTCCTGAAGAAATGTACTTTGATAACGCAGTTACCTCAGTAACTGTTGGAGAGCTTACAAATGGTTTGTGCGGTTCTAAACGTCCTATTCACTTCCAAGGGGTATGTACTGTAGTTTCAAAGTTATTTAACATAGTTACTCCAGATAAAGCCTATTTTGGAGAAAAAGATGCACAGCAATTAGCCGTTATAAAAAGAATGGTTCGTGATCTTAATTTTGATATAGATATAATAGGCTGCCCTATTGTAAGGGAAGAAGATGGACTGGCAAAGAGTTCAAGAAATACTTATCTTTCTGACAGTGAAAGAAAAGCTGCCCTTGTTCTAAATGAAAGTCTTAAGTTAGCTAAAAAAGCTTTAGAAAATGGAGAAGTTCACGCTTCTAAATTAACTCACGTTATATCTGAAAAAATAAATAGTGAACCCCTTGCCAAAATTGACTATATCGAAATAGTAGATAGTATAGATTTAAAACCTGTTTGTAAAATAAGTTCATCTATTTTAGTTGCTATAGCTGTATATATAGGTAAAACAAGACTTATAGATAATTTCACTTGGAATACTAATGATAATAAATAATACTACTATGGAGGATAAAACCCATGAAACTAAGCATGTTAAAATCAAAAATACACAGAGCTACCATTACAGAAGCTAAACTCAATTATGTAGGAAGCATAACAATCGATATAGATCTCATGAAGGAAGCAAATATACTAGAATATGAAAAAATACAAGTAGTTAATATAAATAATGGAAGTAGAATTGAAACCTACGTTATTGCTGGTGAAAGCGGCAGTGGAGTTATATGCCTTAATGGTGCTGCTGCTAGATATGCACAACCAGGAGACAAGGTTATATTAATGACTTACTGTGAAATGGAAGAAGAAGAAGCAAAACTTCATAAACCTGTTGTAGTATTTGTAAAAGATGATAACTCTATTTCTGAAATTACCACTTATGAAAGACATGGCGAAATAAAATAAAACAATAATAGGATTAGTTAAAAGGGCCTATTTTTTAACTAATCCTATTATCATAATTTACTAAAAATTTTACTCTTCTTCTATACAAACAAACCCAATAAGTCCCGGTCCGCTATGTACTCCTGATACAGGACTAATGCATCCTCCATAATATACAGAAGTTATATTAGGAAGCTTCTCTATAGACTCTTTTACCTTAAGAGCATCATCCTCTCCATCTCCATGTACAACAAAAGCTCTGCATTTTTTATCTTTACATATTTCTTCTGCTATTTCAGTAATTTTATTAAGCGCCTGTTTTTTACCCCTTGCCTTGAAATATGTATAATATTTTCCCTCCTGATCTATAGATATTATAGGTTTTAGCTTTAGTATAGTTCCTATAGTTCCCGCTACTTTACCTATCCTTCCACCTTTAATAAGATACTCTAAGGTACCTACTACGAAGAATAAATGTACTCTATTTTTAATAGATGGTATAGCCTCAACTATCTCTTCAAAATTTTTACCACCTTCTAAAAGCTTTGCACATTCTTCAACTAAAGCTCCTTCTCCTAAGGATATAGATTTTGAATCACAAATATAAGATTTTATATTTTCATGATTCTTGCTTACTAGCGTTAACCCATTATATATACCTGAAAGTCCTGTAGAAAGAACTATAGCTATGGCATGAGTATACCCCTCCTTTTCTAACTTATCATATAATTCTTCCATATCGGAAATAGCTGGCATTGATGAAGTAGGAACTTCTTCTTTTAATCCTCTATAGACTTCTTCTGATGTAATTTCAACTTTATCCCTATATTCCCTGTCCTTATATATTATTCTAAATGATAAAACCTGTATATTATATTGATTAATTATATCCTGAGATAAATCTGCTGTAGTATCTGTTATCAAGGCTATCTTTTCCATTGTATACCCTCCTAAATCATATTAAATAACTATATTCTAGATAATCTAACATATAATTCTTATTCATTCTATTATTACTAATTATTCTATTATATCATTATTCACATAATCATAAAGAATAATGTCACTCAATACTTTTATTGATTTATAATATAATTAATTACTATAAACTAATACCTAAGAAAAGCTTATACTGAAAAAATCATTTCAATATAAGCTTTTCACTGTTAAAAAATTATATTTATAAATAAACTCCACTTAATATACTTTTTAATCTACTTTGCCAATTCATAAATAGTGTGAGCGTAAATTTTAGCATTGAGTATTAAATCTTCTACTTCAATATACTCATTTGTCTGATGATCTAAATCAGGTTTCCCCGGAAATATAGGTCCAAATGCCACTATATTAGGCATTTCCTTAGCATAGGTTCCTCCACCAATGGATAATAATTTAGGTTCATCACCAGTTTGTTCACTATAAACTTTTTGAAGAGTTTTAATTAAAGGATGATCTTCCGAAAAATATAGGGGCTTTTGATGCTGCATATTTTCGATTCTTATTCCTGTACCATCTATTCTTTCTTCCAAGGGCTTAATAAGATCCTCATAAGTTTTTGTAACAGGGTATCTTAAGTTTAATGTCAATCTTGCCTTATTCTCATCTATTTCTACCACCCCTAAGTTAAAGGAAAGTTCCCCAGATACATCATCTGAAAGTCCAACACCAAAGGACTCCCCGTTAACTTCAAAACCTACATATCTATTAAAGAAATTTATAAACTTAAGTATATCTGAAGTACCAAGATCTAACTCTCCTAAAAATGCAAAAAGCTGCATAATAGCATTCTTACCTAAATGAGGCAAGCTTCCATGAGCAGAAACTCCATAGGATTTCACTTTCACCATATTGTCTTTTTCTTCTATCTTTAAGTCATATCCTGTTCTCTCTGAAAAGTTCTCACAGCTTTCTATAAGACTGCTTTTTAAATCTGTAATAATTCCAGCTTCACAGTAATCAGGAACCATATTTGCCTTTTGACCACCTCTTATATACTTTATATTGATATCTCTCTGAGGCTTTGTATTTAAATCCTTCACAAGATCAAATATGGTTATTCCCTTTTCTCCATTTATTATTGGGTACTCAGCATCCGGTGTAAAACCAGATACTGGAGGTTTTTCTCTATCCAAATAATATTTAAGTTCTTTACTACCGGATTCTTCATTGGTACCAAATATAATTCTTACCTTTTTAGAAAGAGATACTTTTGCATCTACAATGGCCTTCAATGCAAACAGGGCAGATATAATAGGCCCCTTATCATCTGTAGTTCCTCTTCCATAAATTTTTCCATCA
This genomic window from Clostridium pasteurianum DSM 525 = ATCC 6013 contains:
- a CDS encoding Fur family transcriptional regulator; this translates as MDYEALLKEKKIKVTLGRVVILEIIDKYSEAISADNIYEQCRDKGHNVDLSTVYRSLDLFERKGIIEKFNLGDGKCNYKIKGHKHKHVIECSLCHKEVEIECPMLPVEELIKNKTGFVLIEHELKMKALCQECVNRCEKNKKNKV
- the panC gene encoding pantoate--beta-alanine ligase translates to MEFVQTIQETKNIIKEWEKSGFTIGLVPTMGFLHEGHESLIKKAASENDKVVVSIFVNPIQFGPTEDLDTYPRNLDRDKKVCENAGTNLIFNPAPEEMYFDNAVTSVTVGELTNGLCGSKRPIHFQGVCTVVSKLFNIVTPDKAYFGEKDAQQLAVIKRMVRDLNFDIDIIGCPIVREEDGLAKSSRNTYLSDSERKAALVLNESLKLAKKALENGEVHASKLTHVISEKINSEPLAKIDYIEIVDSIDLKPVCKISSSILVAIAVYIGKTRLIDNFTWNTNDNK
- a CDS encoding DUF6762 family protein, with the protein product MNFSSLVLMEKDKENKFFTREIGSYKVSDGAEYITKMYYDGNLVNVFFDTKKDVEEWEYTAIFDCFDYESFSEKGYNIEDVDDEYNPTWLVKFEFLPQHEEMEKRLNELCDLILEKIYKVFEDIKNKKEKYE
- a CDS encoding DegV family protein, which encodes MEKIALITDTTADLSQDIINQYNIQVLSFRIIYKDREYRDKVEITSEEVYRGLKEEVPTSSMPAISDMEELYDKLEKEGYTHAIAIVLSTGLSGIYNGLTLVSKNHENIKSYICDSKSISLGEGALVEECAKLLEGGKNFEEIVEAIPSIKNRVHLFFVVGTLEYLIKGGRIGKVAGTIGTILKLKPIISIDQEGKYYTYFKARGKKQALNKITEIAEEICKDKKCRAFVVHGDGEDDALKVKESIEKLPNITSVYYGGCISPVSGVHSGPGLIGFVCIEEE
- a CDS encoding manganese efflux pump MntP family protein, translated to MDIYSLFLVALALSLDAFGVAISIGMCNCMARRHKIRFCFSFGFFQFLFSFMGAYAGILFNTYIAAVPQLIGGMVISAVGIFMIKEGFEKKSDTLLLDPKMYIVLGASVSIDALVVGFTVFNNILNHAVIIYQTLFIGFVSGSISCIGFIISRYLRKINIITKYADFVGGIILTLFGLKMIFF
- the panD gene encoding aspartate 1-decarboxylase — its product is MKLSMLKSKIHRATITEAKLNYVGSITIDIDLMKEANILEYEKIQVVNINNGSRIETYVIAGESGSGVICLNGAAARYAQPGDKVILMTYCEMEEEEAKLHKPVVVFVKDDNSISEITTYERHGEIK
- the panB gene encoding 3-methyl-2-oxobutanoate hydroxymethyltransferase, translating into MKNTSSTFVAAKQKGEKLAMLTAYDYSTAKIIDNSGIDGILVGDSLGMVCLGYKDTLSVTMEDMIHHTKAVARGTNNALLVSDMPFMSYQTSVYDAIKNAGRLIQEGNAEAVKLEGGASVQEQIKAIVKAQIPVMGHIGLTPQSVNIFGGFKVQGKADEDAKKIIEDAKILEDSGVFSIVLEGIPSKLAEIITNSVSIPTIGIGAGKYCDGQILVYQDMISMFPDFKPKFVKSYADVGDSMASAFKTYIHEVKNSVFPDDEHSFKMNDKVLSKLY
- the pepV gene encoding dipeptidase PepV, coding for MKINDSVDMLRDELIQSVQEVVRVKSVEEEAKLGMPFGEGPANALETALEIARNLGFKVVNLDNYVGYAEYGEGDEYVAVLGHLDVVPEGDGWKYPPYAAEIHDGKIYGRGTTDDKGPIISALFALKAIVDAKVSLSKKVRIIFGTNEESGSKELKYYLDREKPPVSGFTPDAEYPIINGEKGITIFDLVKDLNTKPQRDINIKYIRGGQKANMVPDYCEAGIITDLKSSLIESCENFSERTGYDLKIEEKDNMVKVKSYGVSAHGSLPHLGKNAIMQLFAFLGELDLGTSDILKFINFFNRYVGFEVNGESFGVGLSDDVSGELSFNLGVVEIDENKARLTLNLRYPVTKTYEDLIKPLEERIDGTGIRIENMQHQKPLYFSEDHPLIKTLQKVYSEQTGDEPKLLSIGGGTYAKEMPNIVAFGPIFPGKPDLDHQTNEYIEVEDLILNAKIYAHTIYELAK
- the pepF gene encoding oligoendopeptidase F, whose product is MEEIKRTKTRDEIDEKYKWRIDKVYKDTDAWEKDFSRLKEFSPKITVLSGKLSDGDKLLEFYKLDEEASRILEKLFIYAHQRSDEDTTNTTFQILKSRIDAYLSEFKSAAAFFVPELLSIPEEHINKEVEKIPELKLYDFALKDILKTKPHVLSKSEEELLAAVSDCLEAPGNIFSMLSNADITFPKVIDEYGNEVELTEVKYSNFIKSKNREVRKNAFNALFNTYGNYKNTFAQTLSSSIKNFVFGSKVRHYKNSMEYSLKPNDIPLNVYDNVIETVNNNLKSSLHRYVDIKKKLLKLDEIHMYDLYVPLVDTPKEHIEFEKAVEIAKEGLKPLGKEYLDIFDSGIKDGWIDVFENKGKRGGAYSFGCYDSMPYVLLNYNYEINDVSTLVHEMGHSIHSYYSRRTQPFIYASYTLFCAEVASTTNECLLINHLINTEKDKNKKLYFINQQLEQIRTTVFRQVMFAEFEKITHESIENGKPLSGEDFCSIWHALNVKYFGPNMIVDKEIDMEWARIPHFYSDFYVYQYATGYSAANSFSNMILKEGEKAVKKYKEFLKSGGSDYPINILKKGGVDMTTPKPLEDTIETFNRLLDMLENN